The genomic DNA CGTGCGTGCCGCGCTCGGCTTTGAAATGGTGTTTGAAGCGGTATTCGATGAGCGAGGACAGGCTGGCATCGGCCTCGACCACAACGTTGCCGCCGTGACCGCCATCGCCGCCGTCCGGACCGCCCTTCGGCACATGAGCCTCGCGGCGAAATGACATGCAGCCGGCACCGCCGTTGCCGCCTTTGACATGGATGCGTACTTTATCGATGAACACGGGTGGTACCTCTATTTCGATCCGCGCCTCGAGGGGCGCAACGGGTTGCTCGCTTGAACACGACAACTCGGATTGTATATGAAAAATGCCCCCTGACGAGCAGGGGGCATGCGAAAACAGATAACGTCACGCAGTCGTGGGCAGGCGGAACCTTACGCCTCGCGACGCACGTGCACCTTGTGCTTGGCGCCCTTCGTGAACTCCAGCTTGCCGTCGCACAGGGCGAACAGGGTGTCGTCCTTGCCGCGACCGACGTTCTCGCCCGGATGGATGTGCGTGCCGCGCTGGCGGACGATGACGTTGCCCGTCTTCACAGCCTGGCCGGCGAACATCTTCACGCCGAGACGCTGTGCGCGGGAATCGCGGCCGTTACGGCTGGAACCGAGACCTTTCTTGTGTGCCATGGTATTCCCTCCTTATGCTTACTCGGCGTCTTCGGACGCGGGCTTGTCGGCGGCCTTAGCAGGAGCCGGCTTCTTCTCGGCATCGTCCTTCTTCGCAGCCTTCTTGACGGCCGGCTTCTCAGCCTTGGCCGAGCCGACGGACTCGATCTGGACGCGCGTGAGCTGCTGGCGATGGCCGCGCAGCTTCTTGTAGTTCTTGCGCTTCTTGAACTTGAAGACCAGCTGCTTCTCACCCTTGAACTGCTCGAGGATGATGGCGGTGACCTTCGTTGCGGCCGCTTTCGCGGGGTCGGCTTCCACCTTGGCGCCGTCGACGACGCAGATGGCTTCCAGCTCGACCTTGTCGCCCACGGCGGCGTCAAGCTTCTCGATGTTCAGCTTGTCGCCGGGTGCGACCTTGTACTGCTTGCCGCCCGTTTTTACAATTGCGTACATGAGTGTCTCCTTGATATGAATAAACGCAAGGCGATAGCTTACCAGCGTGACCGTAGCAAGTCAATGTGATCTTATGCACGATCCACGCGTATCATCGCACTCTTCCTACGCTGTGCCTCCACAGAGCACAACGTTTATATGATAGCAGATACTCTAGCCACACGCGGCGGCGTGGTGTGATTTTTTTACACATCACAAGTCCAGCAAAATCAGCGAGCAATGATGCGGCTTCTGAGCGTCGGCCGCCGAGTCGACGTAACCTCAGTGCGCTTCCGCCCAGTTATCGGCATAGGAGACGTCGACGTCGAGAGGCACGCGCAGATCCACGATGTGCTCCATCACGTCTTTCACGATGGCCGACAGCTCCTCGATCTCGCCTTCCGGCACGCTGAAGTCCAGCTCGTCGTGCACCTGCAACAGCAGCTTCGCTTCGAAGCCGCGCTCCATGATGCGGCGCTGCACCTCGGTCATGGCCAGCTTGATGATGTCGGCCGCGCTGCCCTGCATGGGGTGGTTCATGGCCGTGCGCTCGCCGAAGCCGCGCTGCGTGGCGTTCGCGGCCTTGAGCTCGGGGATATGGCGCTTGCGGCCGAACATCGTCTCGGCATAGCCCTTCTCCTTCGCTTCGGCGATGGTGCGGTCGAGGTAGGCGCGCACGCCGGGGTAGGCCTCGAAGTAGCGCTCGATCATCTCCTTGGCCTCGCCGAACGGGATGCCCAGGCTCTGTGACAGGCCGAACGCCTGCTGGCCGTACACGATGCCGAAGTTCACGGCCTTCGCGCGGCTGCGCAGCTCAGGGCTAACGTCCTCCACGGGCAGGCCGAACACGCGGCTGGCCGTGGCGGCGTGGAAATCGGCGCCGGAGCAGAATGCGGCCACGAGGTGCTCGTCGTTCGACAGGTGCGCGAGCAGGCGCAGCTCGATCTGCGAGTAGTCGGCCGAGAGGAACGCGTGGCCCTCCTCGAGCGGCACGAAGCATTCGCGGATCTGGCGGCCGAACTCGGTGCGCACGGGGATGTTCTGCAGGTTCGGCTCGGACGACGACAGGCGCCCCGTGGTGGTCACCGTCTCGTTGAAGCTCGTGTGCACGCGCCCGTCGTCGGCGCGCATGCGGGGCAGCGCGTCGATGTAGGTGGACTTGATCTTCGCCAGCTCGCGGTAGCGCAGGACGAGCGCCGGCAGCTCGTGGTCGTTCGACAGCTCCTTGAGCACGGCGGCGTCGGTGGAGTAGCCGCGCTGGTTCTTCCTGAGCGTGCGCAGGCCCA from Eggerthella lenta DSM 2243 includes the following:
- the rpmA gene encoding 50S ribosomal protein L27, with translation MAHKKGLGSSRNGRDSRAQRLGVKMFAGQAVKTGNVIVRQRGTHIHPGENVGRGKDDTLFALCDGKLEFTKGAKHKVHVRREA
- the rplU gene encoding 50S ribosomal protein L21 — translated: MYAIVKTGGKQYKVAPGDKLNIEKLDAAVGDKVELEAICVVDGAKVEADPAKAAATKVTAIILEQFKGEKQLVFKFKKRKNYKKLRGHRQQLTRVQIESVGSAKAEKPAVKKAAKKDDAEKKPAPAKAADKPASEDAE